The following proteins are encoded in a genomic region of Sesamum indicum cultivar Zhongzhi No. 13 linkage group LG8, S_indicum_v1.0, whole genome shotgun sequence:
- the LOC105167970 gene encoding thiamine thiazole synthase 2, chloroplastic-like produces MAAMATTLTSSLSKTAFFDNKSSFHGSPIPTRAAQPIRATPHNLSVTMSSAPYNLDNFKFHPIKESIVSREMTRRYMTDMITYADTDVVVVGAGSAGLSCAYELSKNPNINIAIIEQSVSPGGGAWLGGQLFSAMVVRKPAHRFLDELEIEYDEQDDYVVIKHAALFTSTIMSKLLARPNVKLFNAVAAEDLIVKGGRVAGVVTNWALVSMNHDTQSCMDPNVMEAKVVVSSCGHDGPFGATGVKRLKSIGMIDSVPGMKALDMNTAEDAIVRLTREIVPGMIVTGMEVAEIDGSPRMGPTFGAMMISGQKAAHLALRALGQPSALDGGRNEVKTDQPEFILASAEPDETVDA; encoded by the exons atggCAGCCATGGCCACAACCCTCAcctcttctctctctaaaaccGCTTTCTTTGACAACAAGTCCTCTTTCCATGGCTCCCCTATCCCCACTCGCGCCGCCCAGCCCATCAGGGCTACCCCACACAACCTCTCCGTCACCATGTCTTCCGCTCCTTACAATCTTGACAACTTCAAGTTCCATCCCATTAAAGAATCCATCGTCTCCCGTGAAATGACCAGACGTTACATGACGGACATGATCACTTATGCCGATACCGATGTCGTCGTCGTCGGTGCTGGCTCTGCAGGCCTCTCCTGCGCCTACGAGCTCAGCAAGAACCCCAATATCAACATCGCCATCATCGAGCAATCCGTGAGCCCTGGAGGAGGAGCGTGGCTCGGCGGCCAGCTCTTCTCCGCCATGGTCGTTCGGAAACCCGCCCACAGGTTTCTGGACGAGCTTGAAATCGAGTATGATGAGCAAGACGACTACGTTGTCATCAAGCACGCCGCCCTGTTCACCTCCACCATCATGAGCAAGCTCCTGGCGCGGCCTAATGTGAAGCTCTTCAACGCGGTCGCCGCAGAGGACTTGATCGTGAAGGGAGGAAGAGTCGCCGGCGTGGTGACGAACTGGGCCTTGGTTTCTATGAATCATGATACACAATCGTGCATGGACCCGAACGTGATGGAAGCGAAAGTGGTGGTGAGTTCCTGCGGCCATGACGGGCCTTTCGGCGCCACGGGGGTGAAGCGGCTGAAGAGCATTGGAATGATTGACAGCGTGCCTGGAATGAAGGCCCTCGACATGAACACCGCCGAGGATGCCATTGTTAGGCTCACCAGGGAGATTGTGCCTGGAATGATCGTTACAGGGATGGAAGTCGCTGAAATAGATGGATCGCCAAGAATG GGCCCAACTTTTGGAGCAATGATGATTTCGGGGCAGAAAGCAGCGCACTTGGCGTTGAGGGCGTTGGGGCAACCAAGCGCTTTGGATGGTGGTCGGAATGAAGTGAAGACAGATCAACCGGAATTCATTCTGGCCTCAGCTGAGCCTGATGAGACAGTAGACGCATAA